A window from Rhodospirillaceae bacterium encodes these proteins:
- a CDS encoding HslU--HslV peptidase ATPase subunit, giving the protein MDIAPAFFSPREIVSELDRHIIGQNDAKRAVAIALRNRWRRQQLPEALREEVLPKNILMIGPTGCGKTEIARRLARLAQAPFLKIEATKFTEVGYVGRDVEQIIRDLLEIAIAMTREKMRRNVTTKAEAQAEARLLDTLVGDNASSETREKFRKMLRAGELDAREIDIELVDHGGSAMPTIEIPGMPGAQMGMLNLGEIFGKSGESAHKSRRLAIAEAMESLIDEESDALLDQDRVIRDAITETEQNGIVFLDEIDKIAARSDARGAEVSREGVQRDLLPLIEGTTVATKHGPVQTNHILFIASGAFHLSKPSDLLPELQGRLPIRVELKALTKEDFIRILTEPEANLVMQYRALLATEDVTLNFTEDAIAELADIATEVNRNVENIGARRLHTILERLLEEISFTATDRAGEKIQIDAEHVRERVSSLVKNADLSKFIL; this is encoded by the coding sequence ATGGATATCGCGCCCGCCTTCTTCTCGCCCCGCGAGATTGTTTCCGAGCTTGACCGCCACATCATCGGCCAGAATGACGCCAAGCGCGCGGTTGCCATCGCGCTTCGCAACCGCTGGCGCCGCCAGCAGCTTCCCGAAGCACTGCGCGAAGAAGTGTTGCCGAAAAACATCCTCATGATCGGCCCCACCGGCTGCGGCAAGACGGAAATCGCCCGCCGCCTGGCGCGGCTGGCCCAGGCCCCTTTCCTGAAAATCGAAGCGACGAAATTTACGGAAGTCGGCTATGTCGGACGTGACGTTGAACAGATTATCCGCGACCTGCTGGAAATCGCCATCGCCATGACCCGCGAAAAGATGCGCCGCAACGTCACGACCAAAGCGGAAGCGCAGGCGGAAGCACGCCTGCTGGACACCCTTGTCGGCGACAATGCATCATCCGAAACCCGCGAAAAATTCCGCAAAATGCTGCGCGCAGGCGAATTGGACGCGCGCGAAATTGATATTGAATTGGTCGATCACGGCGGATCTGCAATGCCAACCATCGAAATTCCAGGCATGCCCGGCGCACAAATGGGCATGCTGAATTTAGGCGAGATTTTTGGAAAGTCTGGCGAGTCCGCGCATAAATCACGGCGCTTGGCGATCGCCGAAGCCATGGAATCGCTGATCGACGAAGAAAGCGACGCCTTGTTGGATCAGGACCGCGTCATCCGCGACGCCATTACCGAAACCGAACAAAACGGCATCGTTTTCCTGGACGAAATTGACAAGATCGCCGCGCGTTCCGATGCGCGCGGTGCGGAAGTAAGCCGCGAAGGCGTGCAGCGCGACCTGTTGCCCCTTATCGAGGGGACGACCGTCGCCACAAAACATGGGCCGGTGCAGACAAACCATATTCTTTTTATCGCGTCGGGCGCGTTTCACCTTTCCAAGCCATCCGATCTGCTGCCGGAACTACAGGGCCGCCTGCCCATCCGTGTCGAGTTAAAGGCGCTGACGAAAGAAGACTTTATCCGCATCCTTACCGAGCCGGAGGCAAACCTTGTCATGCAATATCGCGCGTTGCTGGCAACAGAGGACGTCACCTTGAACTTCACCGAAGACGCCATTGCCGAGCTGGCAGACATCGCAACGGAAGTGAACCGGAACGTCGAGAACATCGGTGCCCGACGCCTGCATACAATTCTGGAACGCCTGCTGGAAGAAATCAGCTTCACTGCCACCGACCGCGCCGGTGAAAAAATTCAGATCGATGCCGAACATGTTCGCGAACGGGTAAGCAGTCTGGTAAAGAACGCCGACCTTTCAAAGTTTATTCTTTAA
- a CDS encoding transcriptional regulator codes for MTPLGTRIRALRAARGVTQKRMAEDLQISAAYLSSLEHGRRGRPSRMLILQMGVYFELGWEAQEELESLVRLSNPRVMVDTAGLSPKATELANLLARRIARLSGSAVERLLRILQDEKT; via the coding sequence ATGACGCCTCTTGGCACCAGGATACGCGCCCTGCGTGCGGCACGCGGCGTGACACAAAAGCGTATGGCGGAAGACCTGCAAATTTCTGCGGCCTATCTTTCGTCGCTTGAACATGGCCGGCGTGGCCGGCCAAGCCGTATGCTGATTTTACAGATGGGCGTTTATTTTGAACTTGGCTGGGAAGCCCAGGAAGAACTGGAAAGTCTGGTCCGCCTTTCAAACCCGCGGGTGATGGTGGACACCGCCGGGCTTAGCCCAAAGGCAACGGAACTTGCCAATTTATTGGCGCGGCGTATTGCGCGGCTTTCCGGGTCGGCGGTGGAACGCCTGTTGCGCATCCTTCAGGATGAAAAAACGTAA
- a CDS encoding DNA mismatch repair protein MutS, producing MALDRDSGDDTGDDQEDALWRRVKEASQPLLGKKRLVPEGAASPRKASAPLVAAPPVVAPPVVVPPVAAPVKAPLAVIGGGLDRRSAERLRRGQMAIAATLDLHGLTQAEAHSLLNRYLLHAQKAGKRTVLVITGKGTGKAGGGVLRANVPRWLGLPPLSNLVLETAPARGRHGGDGALYVLLRKLKQSR from the coding sequence ATGGCCTTGGATCGAGACAGCGGCGATGACACCGGCGACGATCAGGAAGACGCATTGTGGCGTCGCGTAAAGGAAGCGTCGCAGCCGCTTTTGGGAAAGAAACGCCTTGTTCCAGAGGGGGCAGCCTCCCCCCGGAAGGCGTCCGCGCCACTCGTGGCCGCGCCGCCTGTGGTCGCGCCACCCGTGGTCGTGCCACCTGTGGCTGCGCCGGTGAAGGCACCGCTAGCGGTGATAGGGGGCGGTCTGGATCGGCGCAGCGCCGAACGGCTTCGGCGTGGCCAGATGGCCATTGCGGCGACCCTTGATTTGCACGGGCTGACCCAGGCGGAAGCGCACAGCTTGTTGAACCGTTATCTTTTGCACGCCCAAAAGGCGGGCAAGCGAACGGTTCTTGTCATTACCGGCAAGGGAACGGGCAAGGCGGGTGGCGGCGTGTTGCGCGCAAATGTTCCAAGGTGGCTTGGGTTGCCACCGCTTTCGAACCTTGTGCTTGAAACGGCCCCGGCGCGGGGGCGCCACGGCGGCGATGGTGCGCTTTACGTTCTTTTGCGCAAGCTGAAACAAAGCCGATGA
- a CDS encoding imidazoleglycerol-phosphate dehydratase, with amino-acid sequence MRRATVERKTKETRIEVEIDLDGTGIYDVATGIGFLDHMLEQLSRHSLIDLTCKAEGDLHIDGHHTTEDTGIVIGEAFARALGERRGIVRFGEATIPMDETLTRVALDISMRPHLIWKVRLNRPKVGEMDAELFKEWFQAFSQAAGITLHIENLYGENTHHIIESCFKGVARALRVAIAIDPRKSDAVPSTKGVLGGTLS; translated from the coding sequence ATGCGCCGCGCAACGGTCGAGCGGAAAACGAAGGAAACCCGGATCGAGGTCGAAATCGACCTGGATGGCACGGGCATCTACGACGTGGCGACCGGCATTGGCTTTCTTGACCACATGCTGGAACAGCTTTCACGCCACAGCCTGATTGACCTCACCTGCAAGGCCGAGGGCGATCTGCACATCGACGGGCATCACACAACGGAAGACACCGGCATCGTTATCGGTGAGGCCTTTGCCCGCGCGCTTGGCGAGCGCCGTGGCATTGTCCGTTTCGGTGAGGCAACGATCCCCATGGACGAGACGCTGACCCGGGTTGCGCTGGACATTTCCATGCGCCCCCATCTGATCTGGAAGGTCCGCCTGAACCGTCCGAAAGTGGGCGAAATGGATGCCGAACTTTTCAAGGAGTGGTTTCAGGCGTTTTCCCAGGCTGCCGGCATCACGCTTCACATCGAAAACCTGTATGGCGAAAACACGCATCATATTATCGAATCATGTTTCAAGGGCGTGGCACGGGCGCTTCGCGTGGCGATTGCAATCGACCCCAGAAAGTCGGA
- a CDS encoding HslU--HslV peptidase proteolytic subunit, which produces MTNGSAQIWHGTTILCVRQGSKTVIAGDGQVSLGDTVIKTSAKKVRRLGDGSVIAGFAGATADALTLFERLETRLEQHPGQLTRAAVEMAKDWRTDRYLRRLEAMMAVADKSVALVLTGTGDVLEPEDGLIGIGSGGNYALAAARALLEATDLDAETVVKKAMAVAAGICVYTNTSLTIETV; this is translated from the coding sequence ATGACGAACGGAAGCGCACAAATCTGGCACGGCACAACGATTCTTTGCGTGCGGCAAGGCAGCAAGACCGTCATCGCAGGCGACGGCCAGGTCAGCCTCGGCGACACGGTGATCAAAACCAGCGCCAAAAAAGTACGCCGCCTTGGCGATGGCTCCGTCATTGCCGGATTCGCCGGCGCGACGGCAGACGCGCTCACTCTTTTCGAGCGCCTGGAAACGCGCCTCGAACAGCATCCCGGCCAATTAACACGGGCCGCCGTTGAAATGGCAAAGGATTGGCGGACGGACCGCTATTTGCGCCGCCTCGAAGCGATGATGGCGGTGGCCGATAAATCCGTCGCCCTGGTTCTGACCGGCACCGGCGACGTTCTGGAACCCGAAGACGGCCTGATCGGCATCGGGTCCGGCGGCAATTACGCCCTTGCTGCCGCGCGCGCGCTTTTGGAAGCGACCGATCTGGACGCCGAAACGGTTGTGAAAAAGGCGATGGCTGTCGCCGCCGGAATCTGCGTTTACACAAACACATCTCTTACAATCGAGACCGTTTAG